In the Rhabdothermincola sediminis genome, one interval contains:
- a CDS encoding integrase core domain-containing protein codes for HHHRIPPRSPNHNAVCERFHGTILQECWRPALPRRRFSSTRQLQAEADAWLIRYNHRRPNHSNYMAGRTPKHMLDTLKARQTN; via the coding sequence TCCACCACCACCGGATCCCACCCCGATCACCCAACCACAACGCCGTGTGCGAACGATTCCACGGCACCATCCTCCAAGAATGCTGGCGGCCCGCCCTCCCCCGCCGGCGTTTCAGCTCGACCCGCCAACTCCAAGCCGAAGCCGACGCCTGGCTCATCCGCTACAACCACCGGCGTCCGAACCACAGCAACTACATGGCCGGCCGCACACCCAAACACATGCTCGACACCCTCAAAGCCCGACAGACAAACTGA